One Archangium violaceum genomic window, GAGCGGCTGGAGCTGACGGACAACAAGGCGAACTACATCCTCGGCCCCAACCTGACACTGAAGAACTGTACCCTCGTGCTGAAGGTGTCCGCTCGGCACCTGAGCTTCAAGCTGCCCCACTTCATCGACTGCACCTTCGAGGTGAAGCAGGAGTTGAAGAACTACCAGAGCTGGGTGGCCGCGTCCCTGAAGGGCTGCCGCTTCAAGGGGCGGCTGCGGGGGTGCGACTTCGGCCACTGGCCTGATTACATGAGCCTGCCCTGGTATCAGCACGGCTCCATCGAGGACTGTGACTTCACCGAGGCCCGCCTGGATGCCTGCCGCATCATGGGCTCCGACCCCGCCACCCTCCGCTTTCCCAGGTGGCCCTGCTTCACCATCCTCGACCCCATTGGAAGAAGCCGTGAGCTCAACAGCGTCCAGTGGCCGGGCCGGTTTGGCCGCGTCATCATCGAGGACCTGCACACCGAACCGGTCCCGACCCGGGCGCTGACCTATCATGCCCCCTCGGTCGCCGAGCGCATGGAGACCACGGCGGAGGAGCTCCGGGCCGTCATCGAGAAGTTCGACTGCATCGTCTACTGACGGAGCCGGTGCGCCGCACTCCACGGGGCGGGGGAATGGCCCGAGTGCCCTCCCGCCCACACCCGCTCCGTTCAGCCCTGGGCGTTGGCTCTTCCTCCCCTCTCGGGAACACGGTCCTGGCTCGTCCGGTTGGTAGCCTCCAGACGCACTTCTGGAACTCCCTCGCGAAAGCAGGCCTCCCCGCATGTCCCTCCCCTCGCGCCTCCGCCTCCTCGTCGCGGCCCTCCTCGTCGCCTCCGCTCCCGCGCTCGCCAGGGGGCCCGCCGCCCCCGCATCGCCTCCCGCGAAGGCCGCCTCCCAGCCCCGTGACAGATCGAAGGCCGCCTCGCCCGCTCCCTACACGAGCGTCGAGGGCATCACCGAGTACCGGCTCGACAACGGGCTGCGCGTCCTCCTCTTCCCCGACCCCACCCGGCCCACCGTCACCGTCAACGTCACCTACTTCGTCGGCTCCCGCCACGAGGGCTATGGCGAGACGGGCATGGCCCACCTCCTCGAGCACCTCCTCTTCAAGGGCACCCCCACCCACAAGAACATCCCCCAGGAGCTCACCCAGCGCGGCGCCCGTCCCAATGGCACCACCTGGCTGGACCGGACCAACTACTACGAGACGCTCCCCGCCTCCGACGACAACCTGCGCTGGGCCCTCGCCTTCGAGGCGGACCGCATGGTCAACAGCTTCATCGCCAGGAAGGACCTCGACAGCGAGATGACCGTGGTGCGCAACGAATTGGAGCGCGGCGAGAACGATCCCTCGCGCATCCTCTTCCAGCGCGTCATGAGCGCCGCCTTCCTCTGGCACAACTACGGCAAGTCCACCATCGGCAGCCGCGCGGACCTCGAGCACGTGCCCATCGAGCGGCTCCAGGCCTTCTACCGCAAGTACTACCGGCCCGATAATGCCATGCTCGTCATCGCCGGCGCCTTCGAGCCCCAGAAGGCACTCGCCGAGGTCCAGAAGACCTTCGGCCGTCTGCGCAAGCCCGCCGAGCCCCTCCCCGTCACGTACACCGAGGAGCCCACCCAGGATGGCGAGCGCCACGTCACCCTGCGCCGCGTGGGCGACGTGAGCGCGCTCGCCGCCGTCTACCACGTGCCCCAGGGCGCCCACCCCGACTTCGCCGCCATCGACGTGCTCACGCACGTGCTGGGCAACGCCCCCTCCGGCCGCCTCTACAAGGCCCTCGTCGAGCCCAAGAAGGCCGCGAGCGCCCACGCCTACAACTTCCAGCTCCACGACCCCGGCGTGCTCGCCTTCTCCGCCGAGGTCCGCGAGGGCCAGCCGCTCGACGCCGCCCGCGAGGCCCTGCTCGAGACGGTCGAGCAGGCCGCGCGCACCCCCTTCACCCAGGACGAGGTGGACCGCGCGAAGACGGCGCTGCTCAAGTACATCGAGCTGATGCTCAATGACTCGGAGAGCGCCGCCATCCAGCTCTCCGAGTGGGCCGCCATCGGCGATTGGCGTCTGCTCTTCCTCCACCGGGATCGCATTGAAGCCGTCACCCCCGCCGACGTCACGCGCGTGGCCGGGCAGTACCTCAAGTCCTCCAATCGCACGCTCGGCCAGTTCCTCCCCACCGCGAAGCCGGACCGCGCGGAGATGCCCGCGAGCGTCGACGTGGCCTCCCTGCTCGAGGGCTACAAGGGCCGCGGCGAGGTGGTCCAGGGCGAGGCCTTCGACCCCTCCCCCGCCAACATCGAGAAGCGCGTGCGGCGCTCACAGGCGGCCGGGCTCAAGCTCGCGCTGCTGCCCAAGAAGACGCGCGGCGAGATGGTCAGCCTCACGCTCAACCTGCGCTGGGGCACCGAGAAGGCCGTGTGGAACAGGAGTGAAGCGGCCGACTACGCCGGGAGGATGCTCATGCGCGGCACGCGCAAGCACAGCCGCCAGGAATTGCGCGATGCCTTCGACAAGCTCAAGGCGCGCGTGGGCGTGGACGGCGGCGCCACCGGTGCCAGTGTGTCGCTCGAGGTGCCGCGGCGGAACCTCGCCGAGGTGATGAAGCTGGTGGCCGAGGTGCTGCGCGAGCCGGCCTTCGACCCGAAGGAGTTCGCGCTCCTGCGGGAGGAGCGGCTGGCCGCGCTGGAATCGCAGCGCAGCGAGCCCAACGCCCAGGGCCGCATCGCCTACTCGCGCGCGCTCTCGCCCTACCCCAAGGGGCACCCGTACTACGCGGACTCGCTGGAGGAGGCGATCCAGGGCGTGAAGGAGACGACCCTGGAGCAGGCGCGTGCCTTCTACCGCGACTTCTACGGGGCCTCGCAGGGCGAGCTCGCCGCCGTGGGTGACTTCGACGCGGAGGCGCTGAAGAAGCAGGTCGCCGAGCTCTTCGGGGACTGGAAGAGCCCCGCGCCGTACGCGCGCATCCCCGCGCAGCCGTACAAGACGGGCACGCAGGCGCTGGTGCTCGAGACGCCGGACAAGGCCAATGCGCTGTTCCTCGCGGGCCAG contains:
- a CDS encoding M16 family metallopeptidase — protein: MSLPSRLRLLVAALLVASAPALARGPAAPASPPAKAASQPRDRSKAASPAPYTSVEGITEYRLDNGLRVLLFPDPTRPTVTVNVTYFVGSRHEGYGETGMAHLLEHLLFKGTPTHKNIPQELTQRGARPNGTTWLDRTNYYETLPASDDNLRWALAFEADRMVNSFIARKDLDSEMTVVRNELERGENDPSRILFQRVMSAAFLWHNYGKSTIGSRADLEHVPIERLQAFYRKYYRPDNAMLVIAGAFEPQKALAEVQKTFGRLRKPAEPLPVTYTEEPTQDGERHVTLRRVGDVSALAAVYHVPQGAHPDFAAIDVLTHVLGNAPSGRLYKALVEPKKAASAHAYNFQLHDPGVLAFSAEVREGQPLDAAREALLETVEQAARTPFTQDEVDRAKTALLKYIELMLNDSESAAIQLSEWAAIGDWRLLFLHRDRIEAVTPADVTRVAGQYLKSSNRTLGQFLPTAKPDRAEMPASVDVASLLEGYKGRGEVVQGEAFDPSPANIEKRVRRSQAAGLKLALLPKKTRGEMVSLTLNLRWGTEKAVWNRSEAADYAGRMLMRGTRKHSRQELRDAFDKLKARVGVDGGATGASVSLEVPRRNLAEVMKLVAEVLREPAFDPKEFALLREERLAALESQRSEPNAQGRIAYSRALSPYPKGHPYYADSLEEAIQGVKETTLEQARAFYRDFYGASQGELAAVGDFDAEALKKQVAELFGDWKSPAPYARIPAQPYKTGTQALVLETPDKANALFLAGQGLSLRDDNPDYPALVLGNFLLGGGFLNSRLATRVRQQEGLSYGVSSSLSAGAMDPVGSFSTYAIYAPQNAGKLETAVREELEKVQNKGFTADELEKARAGLLEYRRTNRSDDGGLARTLAAYLYYGRTLDFDAAFEKRMSALGPDDVRTALSKYLDWKKVTVVKAGDFAGAEKKARAPVPTP